A single Pantoea rwandensis DNA region contains:
- a CDS encoding YeaC family protein has product MKQELEAMLAAMTPEVYERLATAVETGKWPDGVALTQEQRDICLQLVMLWQARHNDDPQHMTIGKGGEMVMKSKKQLKEEFGIEPDITRINLH; this is encoded by the coding sequence ATGAAGCAAGAACTGGAAGCCATGCTGGCGGCGATGACGCCGGAAGTCTATGAGCGGCTCGCCACTGCAGTGGAAACCGGTAAATGGCCGGACGGTGTCGCGCTGACGCAGGAGCAGCGCGATATTTGCCTGCAGCTGGTGATGCTGTGGCAGGCGCGTCATAACGACGACCCACAGCATATGACCATTGGCAAAGGGGGCGAGATGGTTATGAAGTCGAAAAAGCAGCTTAAGGAAGAGTTTGGTATCGAGCCGGACATCACGCGCATTAACCTGCACTAA
- the ansA gene encoding asparaginase — MQKKNIYVAYTGGTIGMQRSAHGYIPVSGHLQQQLANMPEFHRPEMPNFTIHEYQPLMDSSDMTPLDWQSIADDIKQNYDSYDGFVILHGTDTMAFTASALSFMLENLAKPVIVTGSQIPLAELRSDGQQNLLNSLYVAANYPINEVALFFNNTLFRGNRTTKAHADGFNAFASPNLPPLLEAGIHIRKLNTPPAPQGSGELIVHPITPQPIGVVTIYPGISADVVRNFLRQPVKALILRSYGVGNAPQNAEFLAELQQASERGIVVVNLTQCMSGKVNMGGYATGNALEHAGVISGFDLTVEATLTKLHFLLSQNLTNPEIRARMQQNLRGELTDD, encoded by the coding sequence ATGCAAAAGAAAAATATCTATGTAGCCTACACGGGCGGTACCATCGGTATGCAGCGCTCCGCGCACGGCTACATTCCGGTTTCCGGCCATCTGCAGCAGCAACTGGCCAACATGCCAGAGTTCCATCGGCCTGAGATGCCGAATTTCACCATCCATGAATATCAGCCTCTGATGGATTCGTCAGATATGACGCCATTGGATTGGCAATCGATTGCTGATGACATTAAACAGAATTACGACAGCTATGATGGCTTTGTGATTCTGCACGGCACCGACACCATGGCGTTTACCGCCTCGGCGCTGTCATTCATGCTGGAAAACCTCGCGAAGCCCGTCATCGTAACCGGCTCGCAAATTCCTTTGGCAGAATTGCGCTCAGATGGTCAGCAGAACCTCCTCAATTCGTTGTATGTTGCGGCGAACTATCCCATTAATGAAGTGGCGTTGTTCTTTAATAACACACTGTTTCGTGGCAATCGCACCACCAAAGCACATGCCGACGGCTTCAACGCCTTCGCTTCACCGAATCTCCCTCCTTTGCTGGAAGCCGGTATTCACATTCGTAAACTCAATACGCCGCCGGCACCGCAGGGCAGTGGCGAGTTGATTGTGCATCCGATTACCCCACAACCGATTGGTGTGGTGACCATTTACCCCGGGATCTCTGCCGATGTGGTGCGTAACTTCTTGCGCCAGCCGGTGAAAGCACTGATTCTGCGCTCTTATGGTGTCGGCAACGCGCCGCAAAATGCAGAATTCCTGGCTGAACTGCAGCAGGCCAGCGAACGTGGGATTGTGGTGGTGAATCTGACGCAATGCATGTCCGGCAAAGTGAACATGGGGGGCTATGCCACCGGTAATGCGCTGGAGCATGCGGGGGTGATCAGCGGTTTTGACCTTACCGTTGAGGCAACATTAACAAAACTGCACTTTTTGTTGAGCCAAAACCTCACCAACCCGGAAATTCGTGCCAGAATGCAACAGAATTTACGCGGCGAACTGACCGACGACTGA
- the pncA gene encoding bifunctional nicotinamidase/pyrazinamidase: MKRALIIIDIQNDFCPGGPMAVREGDQTVAVANRYAREFRDRGECVVALQDWHPADHGSFASVSGEPVYTLGELNGLAQIWWPDHGVENSVGADFHPELDRTLIDAVFHKGGDADVDSYSAFFDNGHRRKTELDSWLRERDISDLVMLGLATDYCVKYSVLDALELGYNVEVVKEGCRGVNLNPDDSDIAIEQMQAQGAVII; encoded by the coding sequence ATGAAGCGGGCATTGATAATCATCGATATTCAGAACGATTTTTGCCCCGGCGGCCCAATGGCGGTGCGCGAAGGCGACCAAACGGTTGCCGTTGCTAATCGCTACGCACGCGAGTTCCGCGATCGGGGAGAATGTGTAGTGGCATTGCAAGACTGGCATCCGGCAGATCATGGCAGCTTCGCCTCCGTCTCTGGCGAACCGGTGTATACCCTGGGTGAATTGAACGGTCTGGCGCAGATTTGGTGGCCCGATCACGGAGTCGAGAACTCAGTGGGGGCGGATTTCCACCCAGAACTGGACCGCACACTGATTGATGCGGTGTTCCATAAGGGGGGCGACGCTGATGTGGACAGCTACAGTGCTTTCTTCGATAACGGCCATCGCCGCAAAACGGAGCTAGACAGTTGGCTGCGAGAACGCGACATCAGCGACCTGGTGATGCTGGGGCTCGCTACCGACTATTGCGTCAAATACAGCGTGCTGGATGCGCTGGAGCTGGGCTATAACGTTGAAGTGGTGAAAGAGGGTTGCCGCGGCGTCAACCTGAATCCTGATGACAGCGATATTGCCATCGAACAGATGCAAGCTCAGGGTGCGGTAATAATCTGA
- the msrB gene encoding peptide-methionine (R)-S-oxide reductase MsrB, which produces MAKDTAPEAKIAQLSEMQRYVTQHRGTEPPFSGALLHNKQEGIYHCLVCNSPLFLSDSKYDSGCGWPSFYQPYSDEAIRYLEDDSHGMHRVEIRCGNCDAHLGHVFPDGPQPTGERYCVNSASLSFTDEQGKQQEG; this is translated from the coding sequence ATGGCTAAAGACACCGCACCCGAGGCAAAAATCGCGCAGCTTTCTGAGATGCAGCGCTATGTCACACAGCATCGCGGCACGGAACCTCCTTTCAGTGGCGCACTACTGCACAACAAGCAGGAAGGCATTTACCACTGTTTAGTGTGCAATTCACCGCTGTTCCTCTCCGATTCTAAATATGATTCAGGCTGCGGCTGGCCGAGCTTTTACCAGCCTTACAGCGACGAAGCGATTCGTTACCTGGAAGATGATTCCCACGGCATGCACCGTGTGGAAATTCGCTGTGGCAATTGCGATGCGCATCTCGGCCACGTGTTCCCGGATGGCCCGCAGCCTACCGGTGAGCGCTACTGCGTTAACTCTGCCTCATTGAGCTTTACCGATGAGCAGGGCAAGCAACAAGAGGGCTGA
- a CDS encoding NAD(P)H nitroreductase, translating into MDALDLLINRRSASRLAEPAPAGEVLQNILHAGLRAPDHGTLQPWRFIIVENEGRERFGKLLEQAARDSDLDEKAIEKSATAPFRAPMIITVVAHCEKHAKVPHWEQLVSAGCAVMAMQMAAVAQGFNGIWRSGPWTDHPSVREAFGCREQDAIVGFLYLGTPQLKANTTVVAPDTAQFVSYF; encoded by the coding sequence ATGGATGCACTGGATTTATTAATTAACCGCCGTTCGGCATCGCGTCTGGCAGAACCGGCACCCGCGGGCGAAGTCTTGCAGAACATTTTGCACGCAGGCTTACGTGCACCGGATCATGGTACGTTGCAGCCGTGGCGCTTTATCATTGTAGAGAATGAAGGGCGTGAGCGTTTTGGTAAATTGCTTGAACAAGCAGCGCGTGACAGCGACCTCGATGAAAAGGCGATTGAAAAATCGGCCACTGCACCGTTTCGAGCGCCGATGATTATCACTGTGGTGGCGCACTGTGAAAAGCATGCCAAAGTCCCGCATTGGGAACAGCTGGTTTCAGCAGGTTGTGCCGTGATGGCGATGCAAATGGCCGCGGTGGCACAAGGCTTTAACGGTATCTGGCGCAGCGGCCCATGGACTGACCATCCTTCGGTACGCGAAGCCTTTGGTTGCCGCGAGCAGGATGCGATTGTTGGATTCCTCTATCTCGGTACGCCGCAGCTTAAAGCCAATACCACGGTGGTTGCACCGGACACCGCGCAATTTGTCAGTTATTTCTGA